A window of Corallococcus macrosporus DSM 14697 contains these coding sequences:
- a CDS encoding serine/threonine-protein kinase, with the protein MAEAQGREDSPGTRIAGFTLGKRLGSGAFGDVYLATRDGEEVALKLQDLHRMAGWPERECAILLRLRHPNVVAFRAGGRFPGEQPRQFYLAMEYVRGRTLHQWVEEENPSARQVARLLRGMARGLEATHAAGVVHRDIKESNVMVREADGAPVLVDFGVGDFAGAPRLTQGVLPPGTMRYRSPEALAFRRASSSAMEPKYRCEPADDVYALGVVLYWMLTGRPPFLEVVTPTQIEAVISEAPLAPQGVNPRVPPALGELCLRILAKAPEARGSAADLRADVERALAAADATWDVPLCEWRQDAEAPEPEPWPEHDNDAALAMWVEAGDAPWRTPRRGPLPHKAPLEPPAAADAASRVLAPGRAARWAVLLVGLVCAVGVGRWVTAPAPDGMGNPSREVALASGQPESGHAAPLPAPGPTHAAVTAEVAHPKKDELPVKQKPDSMTTPQQPASSARALKAAARTMVAVAACSGLGCPSGPQVRPAPPGEACPPGAEAAMERAGIRIGAGTGLLFVDGKGYGDPVPVREGRVQVELGPGFGTLSSGTAVGELIFADRVYGRFTQAYTRGGDFIPVCLEMVEQHGVRGLRRKSSDPSPGTAIVSNTAIVFAVERFE; encoded by the coding sequence GGTGGCCCGAGCGGGAGTGCGCCATCCTGCTGCGCCTGCGTCACCCCAACGTGGTGGCGTTCCGCGCCGGCGGCAGGTTCCCGGGCGAACAGCCCCGGCAGTTCTACCTGGCGATGGAGTACGTGCGAGGCCGGACGCTGCATCAGTGGGTGGAAGAGGAGAACCCCAGCGCGCGCCAGGTGGCACGGCTGCTGCGCGGCATGGCCCGGGGCCTGGAGGCGACGCACGCGGCGGGCGTCGTGCACCGCGACATCAAGGAGTCCAACGTCATGGTGCGGGAGGCGGACGGAGCGCCCGTGCTGGTGGACTTCGGCGTGGGCGACTTCGCCGGCGCGCCCCGCCTCACCCAGGGCGTCCTGCCGCCAGGGACCATGCGCTACCGCAGCCCGGAGGCGCTGGCGTTCCGCAGGGCCAGCAGCTCGGCGATGGAGCCGAAGTACCGGTGTGAGCCGGCGGATGACGTCTACGCGCTCGGCGTGGTCCTCTACTGGATGCTCACCGGCCGCCCCCCCTTCCTGGAGGTGGTGACCCCTACGCAAATCGAGGCCGTCATCTCCGAGGCGCCGCTGGCGCCCCAGGGGGTGAACCCGCGAGTGCCACCGGCGCTGGGCGAGCTGTGTCTGCGAATCCTGGCCAAGGCCCCAGAAGCCCGTGGGAGCGCGGCGGATCTGCGCGCGGACGTGGAGCGGGCGCTCGCCGCCGCCGACGCGACGTGGGACGTCCCCTTGTGCGAGTGGCGGCAGGACGCGGAGGCACCCGAGCCGGAGCCCTGGCCCGAGCACGACAACGACGCTGCGTTGGCGATGTGGGTCGAGGCGGGTGACGCTCCCTGGCGCACGCCCAGGCGCGGCCCCCTGCCGCACAAGGCCCCGCTGGAGCCGCCGGCCGCCGCGGACGCGGCGTCACGTGTGCTCGCTCCGGGACGCGCGGCGCGCTGGGCGGTGCTGCTCGTGGGGCTCGTGTGCGCGGTGGGCGTGGGGCGCTGGGTGACGGCACCCGCGCCTGACGGCATGGGGAATCCCAGCCGGGAAGTGGCTTTGGCCAGTGGCCAGCCAGAAAGTGGGCACGCCGCGCCACTGCCCGCCCCCGGGCCCACCCACGCGGCCGTCACCGCCGAGGTGGCGCACCCGAAGAAGGACGAGCTCCCCGTGAAGCAGAAGCCCGACAGCATGACGACTCCCCAGCAGCCCGCCTCCAGCGCGCGGGCCCTCAAGGCAGCGGCCCGAACGATGGTCGCCGTCGCCGCCTGCTCGGGCCTGGGCTGCCCCAGCGGCCCGCAGGTGCGCCCAGCACCTCCTGGCGAAGCCTGCCCGCCCGGTGCGGAGGCGGCCATGGAGCGGGCCGGGATTCGCATTGGCGCCGGCACGGGCCTCCTCTTCGTCGACGGAAAGGGGTACGGAGACCCCGTCCCCGTCCGGGAGGGGCGAGTTCAGGTTGAGCTCGGACCCGGTTTCGGAACGCTGTCTTCAGGCACGGCGGTAGGCGAGCTCATCTTCGCCGACCGCGTCTATGGCCGCTTCACCCAGGCCTACACCCGTGGAGGGGACTTCATCCCGGTGTGTCTGGAGATGGTCGAGCAGCACGGCGTGCGCGGCCTCCGAAGGAAGAGCAGCGACCCGAGCCCTGGCACCGCCATCGTCAGCAACACCGCCATCGTGTTCGCCGTGGAGCGCTTCGAATAG